One segment of Manihot esculenta cultivar AM560-2 chromosome 4, M.esculenta_v8, whole genome shotgun sequence DNA contains the following:
- the LOC110613529 gene encoding alanine--tRNA ligase, chloroplastic/mitochondrial isoform X3, with protein sequence MSPFYPNIFHTGRSISQGGRGMQFSARSIRASVQPVTEELMEDKTQANPVSGDSIRRRFLDFYASRGHKVLPSSSLVPDDPTVLLTIAGMLQFKPVFLGKAPKQVARATTAQRCIRTNDVENVGRTARHHTFFEMLGNFSFGDYFKKEAIKWAWELSTKEFGLQADRLWVSIYEDDDEAFDIWHNEVGVPIERIKRMGEEDNFWTSGITGPCGPCSELYYDFHPERGYSDVDLGDDTRFIEFYNLVFMQYNKRDDGSLEPLKQKNIDTGLGLERMARILQKVPNNYETDLIYPIIEKASELANVSYALADDQTKRNLKIIGDHLRAIVYLISDGVLPSNIGRGYVVRRLIRRAVRSGRLLGIKGDGKSNLEGAFLPAIAEKVIEMSTYIDSDVKTRASHILEELQREELRFVQTLERGEKLLDQMLADALSSGHKNGIVPYLSGKDVFLLYDTYGFPVEITAEVAEEHGVKIDTDGFDIEMEKQRRQSQAAHNVVKLAVENGDFSENVSDTEFLGYDMLSARAVIESLLVNGKPVIQVAEGSEVEVLLDKTPFYAESGGQIGDHGFLYVTEGESKPVAVVEINDVQKSLGNVFVHKGIIKEGVLEVGREVEAAVDPKLRQQAKVHHTATHLLQSALKKVIGHETSQAGSLVAFDRLRFDFNFHRPLLDTELEEIERLINGWIGDATILQTKVMPLNDAKKAGAIAMFGEKYGEQVRVVEVPGVSMELCGGTHVSNTAEIRAFKIISEQGIASGIRRLEAVAGEAFIEYINVRDAQVKRLCSTLKVKAEEVASRVENLLEELRIARNEVSALRAKAAVYKASIIASKAFVVGTSKTIRVIVECMDDVDADSLKSAAEYLIDVLQDPAAVVLGSSPDKGKVSLVAAFTPGVVDMGVQAGKFIGPIAKLCGGGGGGRPNFAQAGGRKPENLPSALEKAKADLTSILTAKAS encoded by the exons ATGTCTCCTTTTTATCCCAATATCTTTCACACTGGACGCTCTATTTCTCAAGGGGGACGGGGCATGCAGTTCAGTGCAAGAAGTATACGAG CGTCAGTACAACCTGTGACAGAGGAACTGATGGAAGATAAGACTCAGGCAAACCCTGTAAGTGGGGATTCCATACGTCGCCGGTTTCTTGATTTCTATGCTTCACGGGGCCATAAGGTTCTCCCAAGTTCTTCTCTTGTGCCGGATGATCCAACAGTTCTTTTGACAATTGCAGGAATGCTTCAGTTCAAGCCTGTATTCCTTGGAAAG GCTCCCAAACAAGTAGCTCGAGCAACAACAGCTCAAAGGTGCATCCGCACAAATGATGTGGAGAATGTTGGACGAACAGCCCGACATCATACATTTTTTGAGATGCTTGGGAACTTCAGTTTCGGAGATTACTTCAAGAAAGAAGCAATTAAATGGGCATGGGAACTTTCAACAAAGGA ATTTGGGCTACAAGCTGACAGATTATGGGTCAGCATatatgaagatgatgatgaagctTTTGATATATGGCATAATGAG GTGGGTGTTCCCATTGAGCGCATAAAGAGGATGGGAGAAGAAGACAACTTTTGGACCAGTGGAATTACTGGTCCTTGTGGTCCATGCTCAGAGCTCTATTATGATTTTCATCCTGAAAGGGGATATTCGGATGTG GACCTTGGAGATGATACTAGGTTTATAGAGTTCTATAATCTAGTTTTCATGCAGTATAATAAAAGGGATGATGGATCACTTGAACCCTTAAAACAAAAGAATATCGATACTGGCCTTGGCCTGGAGCGTATGGCTCGCATCCTTCAAAAG GTTCCCAACAATTACGAGACTGACTTGATTTATCCCATTATTGAGAAGGCCTCAGAACTGGCAAATGTATCATATGCTCTAGCTGATGATCAGACGAAAAGGAACCTTAAA ATCATAGGAGATCACTTGCGTGCAATTGTATATCTCATATCAGATGGAGTACTCCCATCAAATATTGGTAGAGGCTATGTGGTCCGCCGGCTAATTAGAAGAGCTGTTCGTTCTGGCAGGTTGCTTGGTATAAAGGGGGATGGTAAAAGTAATCTAGAAGGAGCATTTTTACCTGCCATTGCAGAGAAAGTAATAGAGATGAGCACTTATATAGATTCAGATGTAAAAACTAGAGCATCCCACATCCTTGAGGAGTTACAAAGGGAAGAACTTCGTTTTGTGCAGACACTGGAGAGAGGAGAAAAGTTGCTGGACCAAATGCTAGCAGATGCATTGTCAAGTGGTCATAAAAATGGAATTGTTCCTTACTTATCTGGAAAAGATGTATTTCTTTTGTACGACACCTATGGATTTCCAGTTGAGATAACAGCAGAAGTTGCTGAAGAACATGGTGTCAAAATAGATACAGATGGTTTTGATATTGAGATGGAAAAACAAAGGCGACAATCTCAGGCTGCACACAATGTTGTTAAACTTGCAGTGGAAAATGGAGATTTTTCTGAAAATGTTTCTGATACTGAATTTCTAGGATATGATATGCTTTCTGCAAGAGCAGTCATTGAAAGTCTATTGGTAAATGGGAAGCCAGTAATTCAGGTGGCTGAAGGAAGTGAAGTAGAAGTTTTGCTGGATAAGACACCATTTTATGCTGAATCTGGTGGTCAAATTGGGGATCACGGTTTTCTATATGTTACTGAAGGTGAAAGCAAGCCTGTAGCTGTTGTGGAAATAAATGATGTTCAAAAATCTCTAGGCAATGTATTTGTTCATAAGGGCATTATCAAAGAGGGAGTTCTAGAGGTTGGCAGAGAAGTAGAAGCTGCAGTGGATCCAAAATTAAGACAGCAAGCTAAG GTTCATCATACTGCTACTCATTTATTGCAATCCGCACTTAAGAAAGTTATCGGCCATGAAACATCACAAGCTGGTTCGCTGGTGGCTTTTGATCGTCTTAGGTTTGATTTTAACTTTCATAGACCGCTTCTTGATACTGAGCTGGAGGAAATCGAAAGATTAATCAATGGATGGATTGGGGATGCGACAATCCTTCAAACCAAGGTGATGCCCCTTAATGATGCCAAAAAAGCTGGGGCTATTGCAATGTTTGGAGAAAAGTATGGAGAACAG GTACGAGTTGTAGAGGTTCCAGGTGTATCAATGGAACTTTGTGGTGGAACCCATGTCAGTAATACTGCTGAAATACGTGCCTTCAAAATAATCTCAGAACAGGGAATTGCATCAGGAATCAGGCGTCTAGAAGCCGTGGCTGGTGAAGCTTTCATTGAATACATAAATGTAAGAGATGCACAGGTGAAACGTCTGTGCTCCACTCTCAAG GTGAAAGCTGAGGAGGTGGCATCGAGGGTGGAAAATCTCTTAGAGGAGTTGCGAATTGCAAGAAATGAAGTTTCAGCATTGCGTGCAAAAGCAGCAGTGTACAAGGCATCAATTATTGCAAGCAAGGCATTCGTAGTGGGAACTTCAAAAACAATTAG GGTTATAGTTGAGTGCATGGACGATGTTGATGCTGATTCACTTAAGAGTGCTGCTGAATATCTGATTGATGTGCTACAAGATCCTGCAGCTGTGGTTTTGGGCTCCAGTCCAGATAAAGGGAAGGTGAGTTTAGTTGCTGCATTCACTCCAGGAGTTGTGGATATGGGTGTTCAGGCAGGAAAATTTATAGGGCCTATAGCAAAGTTgtgtggtggaggaggtggtgGCAGACCTAATTTTGCTCAAGCAGGTGGGAGGAAACCTGAAAATTTACCAAGTGCCCTGGAAAAAGCTAAAGCAGATCTTACTTCAATTCTAACTGCAAAGGCAAGTTGA
- the LOC110613529 gene encoding alanine--tRNA ligase, chloroplastic/mitochondrial isoform X5: MMWRMLDEQPDIIHFLRCLGTSVSEITSRKKQLNGHGNFQQRNLGYKLTDYGSAYMKMMMKLLIYGIMRILHQVGVPIERIKRMGEEDNFWTSGITGPCGPCSELYYDFHPERGYSDVDLGDDTRFIEFYNLVFMQYNKRDDGSLEPLKQKNIDTGLGLERMARILQKVPNNYETDLIYPIIEKASELANVSYALADDQTKRNLKIIGDHLRAIVYLISDGVLPSNIGRGYVVRRLIRRAVRSGRLLGIKGDGKSNLEGAFLPAIAEKVIEMSTYIDSDVKTRASHILEELQREELRFVQTLERGEKLLDQMLADALSSGHKNGIVPYLSGKDVFLLYDTYGFPVEITAEVAEEHGVKIDTDGFDIEMEKQRRQSQAAHNVVKLAVENGDFSENVSDTEFLGYDMLSARAVIESLLVNGKPVIQVAEGSEVEVLLDKTPFYAESGGQIGDHGFLYVTEGESKPVAVVEINDVQKSLGNVFVHKGIIKEGVLEVGREVEAAVDPKLRQQAKVHHTATHLLQSALKKVIGHETSQAGSLVAFDRLRFDFNFHRPLLDTELEEIERLINGWIGDATILQTKVMPLNDAKKAGAIAMFGEKYGEQVRVVEVPGVSMELCGGTHVSNTAEIRAFKIISEQGIASGIRRLEAVAGEAFIEYINVRDAQVKRLCSTLKVKAEEVASRVENLLEELRIARNEVSALRAKAAVYKASIIASKAFVVGTSKTIRVIVECMDDVDADSLKSAAEYLIDVLQDPAAVVLGSSPDKGKVSLVAAFTPGVVDMGVQAGKFIGPIAKLCGGGGGGRPNFAQAGGRKPENLPSALEKAKADLTSILTAKAS; this comes from the exons ATGATGTGGAGAATGTTGGACGAACAGCCCGACATCATACATTTTTTGAGATGCTTGGGAACTTCAGTTTCGGAGATTACTTCAAGAAAGAAGCAATTAAATGGGCATGGGAACTTTCAACAAAGGA ATTTGGGCTACAAGCTGACAGATTATGGGTCAGCATatatgaagatgatgatgaagctTTTGATATATGGCATAATGAG GATTTTGCATCAGGTGGGTGTTCCCATTGAGCGCATAAAGAGGATGGGAGAAGAAGACAACTTTTGGACCAGTGGAATTACTGGTCCTTGTGGTCCATGCTCAGAGCTCTATTATGATTTTCATCCTGAAAGGGGATATTCGGATGTG GACCTTGGAGATGATACTAGGTTTATAGAGTTCTATAATCTAGTTTTCATGCAGTATAATAAAAGGGATGATGGATCACTTGAACCCTTAAAACAAAAGAATATCGATACTGGCCTTGGCCTGGAGCGTATGGCTCGCATCCTTCAAAAG GTTCCCAACAATTACGAGACTGACTTGATTTATCCCATTATTGAGAAGGCCTCAGAACTGGCAAATGTATCATATGCTCTAGCTGATGATCAGACGAAAAGGAACCTTAAA ATCATAGGAGATCACTTGCGTGCAATTGTATATCTCATATCAGATGGAGTACTCCCATCAAATATTGGTAGAGGCTATGTGGTCCGCCGGCTAATTAGAAGAGCTGTTCGTTCTGGCAGGTTGCTTGGTATAAAGGGGGATGGTAAAAGTAATCTAGAAGGAGCATTTTTACCTGCCATTGCAGAGAAAGTAATAGAGATGAGCACTTATATAGATTCAGATGTAAAAACTAGAGCATCCCACATCCTTGAGGAGTTACAAAGGGAAGAACTTCGTTTTGTGCAGACACTGGAGAGAGGAGAAAAGTTGCTGGACCAAATGCTAGCAGATGCATTGTCAAGTGGTCATAAAAATGGAATTGTTCCTTACTTATCTGGAAAAGATGTATTTCTTTTGTACGACACCTATGGATTTCCAGTTGAGATAACAGCAGAAGTTGCTGAAGAACATGGTGTCAAAATAGATACAGATGGTTTTGATATTGAGATGGAAAAACAAAGGCGACAATCTCAGGCTGCACACAATGTTGTTAAACTTGCAGTGGAAAATGGAGATTTTTCTGAAAATGTTTCTGATACTGAATTTCTAGGATATGATATGCTTTCTGCAAGAGCAGTCATTGAAAGTCTATTGGTAAATGGGAAGCCAGTAATTCAGGTGGCTGAAGGAAGTGAAGTAGAAGTTTTGCTGGATAAGACACCATTTTATGCTGAATCTGGTGGTCAAATTGGGGATCACGGTTTTCTATATGTTACTGAAGGTGAAAGCAAGCCTGTAGCTGTTGTGGAAATAAATGATGTTCAAAAATCTCTAGGCAATGTATTTGTTCATAAGGGCATTATCAAAGAGGGAGTTCTAGAGGTTGGCAGAGAAGTAGAAGCTGCAGTGGATCCAAAATTAAGACAGCAAGCTAAG GTTCATCATACTGCTACTCATTTATTGCAATCCGCACTTAAGAAAGTTATCGGCCATGAAACATCACAAGCTGGTTCGCTGGTGGCTTTTGATCGTCTTAGGTTTGATTTTAACTTTCATAGACCGCTTCTTGATACTGAGCTGGAGGAAATCGAAAGATTAATCAATGGATGGATTGGGGATGCGACAATCCTTCAAACCAAGGTGATGCCCCTTAATGATGCCAAAAAAGCTGGGGCTATTGCAATGTTTGGAGAAAAGTATGGAGAACAG GTACGAGTTGTAGAGGTTCCAGGTGTATCAATGGAACTTTGTGGTGGAACCCATGTCAGTAATACTGCTGAAATACGTGCCTTCAAAATAATCTCAGAACAGGGAATTGCATCAGGAATCAGGCGTCTAGAAGCCGTGGCTGGTGAAGCTTTCATTGAATACATAAATGTAAGAGATGCACAGGTGAAACGTCTGTGCTCCACTCTCAAG GTGAAAGCTGAGGAGGTGGCATCGAGGGTGGAAAATCTCTTAGAGGAGTTGCGAATTGCAAGAAATGAAGTTTCAGCATTGCGTGCAAAAGCAGCAGTGTACAAGGCATCAATTATTGCAAGCAAGGCATTCGTAGTGGGAACTTCAAAAACAATTAG GGTTATAGTTGAGTGCATGGACGATGTTGATGCTGATTCACTTAAGAGTGCTGCTGAATATCTGATTGATGTGCTACAAGATCCTGCAGCTGTGGTTTTGGGCTCCAGTCCAGATAAAGGGAAGGTGAGTTTAGTTGCTGCATTCACTCCAGGAGTTGTGGATATGGGTGTTCAGGCAGGAAAATTTATAGGGCCTATAGCAAAGTTgtgtggtggaggaggtggtgGCAGACCTAATTTTGCTCAAGCAGGTGGGAGGAAACCTGAAAATTTACCAAGTGCCCTGGAAAAAGCTAAAGCAGATCTTACTTCAATTCTAACTGCAAAGGCAAGTTGA
- the LOC110613529 gene encoding alanine--tRNA ligase, chloroplastic/mitochondrial isoform X7 has product MGMGTFNKGFVPTDLGYKLTDYGSAYMKMMMKLLIYGIMRILHQVGVPIERIKRMGEEDNFWTSGITGPCGPCSELYYDFHPERGYSDVDLGDDTRFIEFYNLVFMQYNKRDDGSLEPLKQKNIDTGLGLERMARILQKVPNNYETDLIYPIIEKASELANVSYALADDQTKRNLKIIGDHLRAIVYLISDGVLPSNIGRGYVVRRLIRRAVRSGRLLGIKGDGKSNLEGAFLPAIAEKVIEMSTYIDSDVKTRASHILEELQREELRFVQTLERGEKLLDQMLADALSSGHKNGIVPYLSGKDVFLLYDTYGFPVEITAEVAEEHGVKIDTDGFDIEMEKQRRQSQAAHNVVKLAVENGDFSENVSDTEFLGYDMLSARAVIESLLVNGKPVIQVAEGSEVEVLLDKTPFYAESGGQIGDHGFLYVTEGESKPVAVVEINDVQKSLGNVFVHKGIIKEGVLEVGREVEAAVDPKLRQQAKVHHTATHLLQSALKKVIGHETSQAGSLVAFDRLRFDFNFHRPLLDTELEEIERLINGWIGDATILQTKVMPLNDAKKAGAIAMFGEKYGEQVRVVEVPGVSMELCGGTHVSNTAEIRAFKIISEQGIASGIRRLEAVAGEAFIEYINVRDAQVKRLCSTLKVKAEEVASRVENLLEELRIARNEVSALRAKAAVYKASIIASKAFVVGTSKTIRVIVECMDDVDADSLKSAAEYLIDVLQDPAAVVLGSSPDKGKVSLVAAFTPGVVDMGVQAGKFIGPIAKLCGGGGGGRPNFAQAGGRKPENLPSALEKAKADLTSILTAKAS; this is encoded by the exons ATGGGCATGGGAACTTTCAACAAAGGA TTTGTACCTACAGATTTGGGCTACAAGCTGACAGATTATGGGTCAGCATatatgaagatgatgatgaagctTTTGATATATGGCATAATGAG GATTTTGCATCAGGTGGGTGTTCCCATTGAGCGCATAAAGAGGATGGGAGAAGAAGACAACTTTTGGACCAGTGGAATTACTGGTCCTTGTGGTCCATGCTCAGAGCTCTATTATGATTTTCATCCTGAAAGGGGATATTCGGATGTG GACCTTGGAGATGATACTAGGTTTATAGAGTTCTATAATCTAGTTTTCATGCAGTATAATAAAAGGGATGATGGATCACTTGAACCCTTAAAACAAAAGAATATCGATACTGGCCTTGGCCTGGAGCGTATGGCTCGCATCCTTCAAAAG GTTCCCAACAATTACGAGACTGACTTGATTTATCCCATTATTGAGAAGGCCTCAGAACTGGCAAATGTATCATATGCTCTAGCTGATGATCAGACGAAAAGGAACCTTAAA ATCATAGGAGATCACTTGCGTGCAATTGTATATCTCATATCAGATGGAGTACTCCCATCAAATATTGGTAGAGGCTATGTGGTCCGCCGGCTAATTAGAAGAGCTGTTCGTTCTGGCAGGTTGCTTGGTATAAAGGGGGATGGTAAAAGTAATCTAGAAGGAGCATTTTTACCTGCCATTGCAGAGAAAGTAATAGAGATGAGCACTTATATAGATTCAGATGTAAAAACTAGAGCATCCCACATCCTTGAGGAGTTACAAAGGGAAGAACTTCGTTTTGTGCAGACACTGGAGAGAGGAGAAAAGTTGCTGGACCAAATGCTAGCAGATGCATTGTCAAGTGGTCATAAAAATGGAATTGTTCCTTACTTATCTGGAAAAGATGTATTTCTTTTGTACGACACCTATGGATTTCCAGTTGAGATAACAGCAGAAGTTGCTGAAGAACATGGTGTCAAAATAGATACAGATGGTTTTGATATTGAGATGGAAAAACAAAGGCGACAATCTCAGGCTGCACACAATGTTGTTAAACTTGCAGTGGAAAATGGAGATTTTTCTGAAAATGTTTCTGATACTGAATTTCTAGGATATGATATGCTTTCTGCAAGAGCAGTCATTGAAAGTCTATTGGTAAATGGGAAGCCAGTAATTCAGGTGGCTGAAGGAAGTGAAGTAGAAGTTTTGCTGGATAAGACACCATTTTATGCTGAATCTGGTGGTCAAATTGGGGATCACGGTTTTCTATATGTTACTGAAGGTGAAAGCAAGCCTGTAGCTGTTGTGGAAATAAATGATGTTCAAAAATCTCTAGGCAATGTATTTGTTCATAAGGGCATTATCAAAGAGGGAGTTCTAGAGGTTGGCAGAGAAGTAGAAGCTGCAGTGGATCCAAAATTAAGACAGCAAGCTAAG GTTCATCATACTGCTACTCATTTATTGCAATCCGCACTTAAGAAAGTTATCGGCCATGAAACATCACAAGCTGGTTCGCTGGTGGCTTTTGATCGTCTTAGGTTTGATTTTAACTTTCATAGACCGCTTCTTGATACTGAGCTGGAGGAAATCGAAAGATTAATCAATGGATGGATTGGGGATGCGACAATCCTTCAAACCAAGGTGATGCCCCTTAATGATGCCAAAAAAGCTGGGGCTATTGCAATGTTTGGAGAAAAGTATGGAGAACAG GTACGAGTTGTAGAGGTTCCAGGTGTATCAATGGAACTTTGTGGTGGAACCCATGTCAGTAATACTGCTGAAATACGTGCCTTCAAAATAATCTCAGAACAGGGAATTGCATCAGGAATCAGGCGTCTAGAAGCCGTGGCTGGTGAAGCTTTCATTGAATACATAAATGTAAGAGATGCACAGGTGAAACGTCTGTGCTCCACTCTCAAG GTGAAAGCTGAGGAGGTGGCATCGAGGGTGGAAAATCTCTTAGAGGAGTTGCGAATTGCAAGAAATGAAGTTTCAGCATTGCGTGCAAAAGCAGCAGTGTACAAGGCATCAATTATTGCAAGCAAGGCATTCGTAGTGGGAACTTCAAAAACAATTAG GGTTATAGTTGAGTGCATGGACGATGTTGATGCTGATTCACTTAAGAGTGCTGCTGAATATCTGATTGATGTGCTACAAGATCCTGCAGCTGTGGTTTTGGGCTCCAGTCCAGATAAAGGGAAGGTGAGTTTAGTTGCTGCATTCACTCCAGGAGTTGTGGATATGGGTGTTCAGGCAGGAAAATTTATAGGGCCTATAGCAAAGTTgtgtggtggaggaggtggtgGCAGACCTAATTTTGCTCAAGCAGGTGGGAGGAAACCTGAAAATTTACCAAGTGCCCTGGAAAAAGCTAAAGCAGATCTTACTTCAATTCTAACTGCAAAGGCAAGTTGA
- the LOC110613529 gene encoding alanine--tRNA ligase, chloroplastic/mitochondrial isoform X6: MMWRMLDEQPDIIHFLRCLGTSVSEITSRKKQLNGHGNFQQRICTYRFGLQADRLWVSIYEDDDEAFDIWHNEVGVPIERIKRMGEEDNFWTSGITGPCGPCSELYYDFHPERGYSDVDLGDDTRFIEFYNLVFMQYNKRDDGSLEPLKQKNIDTGLGLERMARILQKVPNNYETDLIYPIIEKASELANVSYALADDQTKRNLKIIGDHLRAIVYLISDGVLPSNIGRGYVVRRLIRRAVRSGRLLGIKGDGKSNLEGAFLPAIAEKVIEMSTYIDSDVKTRASHILEELQREELRFVQTLERGEKLLDQMLADALSSGHKNGIVPYLSGKDVFLLYDTYGFPVEITAEVAEEHGVKIDTDGFDIEMEKQRRQSQAAHNVVKLAVENGDFSENVSDTEFLGYDMLSARAVIESLLVNGKPVIQVAEGSEVEVLLDKTPFYAESGGQIGDHGFLYVTEGESKPVAVVEINDVQKSLGNVFVHKGIIKEGVLEVGREVEAAVDPKLRQQAKVHHTATHLLQSALKKVIGHETSQAGSLVAFDRLRFDFNFHRPLLDTELEEIERLINGWIGDATILQTKVMPLNDAKKAGAIAMFGEKYGEQVRVVEVPGVSMELCGGTHVSNTAEIRAFKIISEQGIASGIRRLEAVAGEAFIEYINVRDAQVKRLCSTLKVKAEEVASRVENLLEELRIARNEVSALRAKAAVYKASIIASKAFVVGTSKTIRVIVECMDDVDADSLKSAAEYLIDVLQDPAAVVLGSSPDKGKVSLVAAFTPGVVDMGVQAGKFIGPIAKLCGGGGGGRPNFAQAGGRKPENLPSALEKAKADLTSILTAKAS; this comes from the exons ATGATGTGGAGAATGTTGGACGAACAGCCCGACATCATACATTTTTTGAGATGCTTGGGAACTTCAGTTTCGGAGATTACTTCAAGAAAGAAGCAATTAAATGGGCATGGGAACTTTCAACAAAGGA TTTGTACCTACAGATTTGGGCTACAAGCTGACAGATTATGGGTCAGCATatatgaagatgatgatgaagctTTTGATATATGGCATAATGAG GTGGGTGTTCCCATTGAGCGCATAAAGAGGATGGGAGAAGAAGACAACTTTTGGACCAGTGGAATTACTGGTCCTTGTGGTCCATGCTCAGAGCTCTATTATGATTTTCATCCTGAAAGGGGATATTCGGATGTG GACCTTGGAGATGATACTAGGTTTATAGAGTTCTATAATCTAGTTTTCATGCAGTATAATAAAAGGGATGATGGATCACTTGAACCCTTAAAACAAAAGAATATCGATACTGGCCTTGGCCTGGAGCGTATGGCTCGCATCCTTCAAAAG GTTCCCAACAATTACGAGACTGACTTGATTTATCCCATTATTGAGAAGGCCTCAGAACTGGCAAATGTATCATATGCTCTAGCTGATGATCAGACGAAAAGGAACCTTAAA ATCATAGGAGATCACTTGCGTGCAATTGTATATCTCATATCAGATGGAGTACTCCCATCAAATATTGGTAGAGGCTATGTGGTCCGCCGGCTAATTAGAAGAGCTGTTCGTTCTGGCAGGTTGCTTGGTATAAAGGGGGATGGTAAAAGTAATCTAGAAGGAGCATTTTTACCTGCCATTGCAGAGAAAGTAATAGAGATGAGCACTTATATAGATTCAGATGTAAAAACTAGAGCATCCCACATCCTTGAGGAGTTACAAAGGGAAGAACTTCGTTTTGTGCAGACACTGGAGAGAGGAGAAAAGTTGCTGGACCAAATGCTAGCAGATGCATTGTCAAGTGGTCATAAAAATGGAATTGTTCCTTACTTATCTGGAAAAGATGTATTTCTTTTGTACGACACCTATGGATTTCCAGTTGAGATAACAGCAGAAGTTGCTGAAGAACATGGTGTCAAAATAGATACAGATGGTTTTGATATTGAGATGGAAAAACAAAGGCGACAATCTCAGGCTGCACACAATGTTGTTAAACTTGCAGTGGAAAATGGAGATTTTTCTGAAAATGTTTCTGATACTGAATTTCTAGGATATGATATGCTTTCTGCAAGAGCAGTCATTGAAAGTCTATTGGTAAATGGGAAGCCAGTAATTCAGGTGGCTGAAGGAAGTGAAGTAGAAGTTTTGCTGGATAAGACACCATTTTATGCTGAATCTGGTGGTCAAATTGGGGATCACGGTTTTCTATATGTTACTGAAGGTGAAAGCAAGCCTGTAGCTGTTGTGGAAATAAATGATGTTCAAAAATCTCTAGGCAATGTATTTGTTCATAAGGGCATTATCAAAGAGGGAGTTCTAGAGGTTGGCAGAGAAGTAGAAGCTGCAGTGGATCCAAAATTAAGACAGCAAGCTAAG GTTCATCATACTGCTACTCATTTATTGCAATCCGCACTTAAGAAAGTTATCGGCCATGAAACATCACAAGCTGGTTCGCTGGTGGCTTTTGATCGTCTTAGGTTTGATTTTAACTTTCATAGACCGCTTCTTGATACTGAGCTGGAGGAAATCGAAAGATTAATCAATGGATGGATTGGGGATGCGACAATCCTTCAAACCAAGGTGATGCCCCTTAATGATGCCAAAAAAGCTGGGGCTATTGCAATGTTTGGAGAAAAGTATGGAGAACAG GTACGAGTTGTAGAGGTTCCAGGTGTATCAATGGAACTTTGTGGTGGAACCCATGTCAGTAATACTGCTGAAATACGTGCCTTCAAAATAATCTCAGAACAGGGAATTGCATCAGGAATCAGGCGTCTAGAAGCCGTGGCTGGTGAAGCTTTCATTGAATACATAAATGTAAGAGATGCACAGGTGAAACGTCTGTGCTCCACTCTCAAG GTGAAAGCTGAGGAGGTGGCATCGAGGGTGGAAAATCTCTTAGAGGAGTTGCGAATTGCAAGAAATGAAGTTTCAGCATTGCGTGCAAAAGCAGCAGTGTACAAGGCATCAATTATTGCAAGCAAGGCATTCGTAGTGGGAACTTCAAAAACAATTAG GGTTATAGTTGAGTGCATGGACGATGTTGATGCTGATTCACTTAAGAGTGCTGCTGAATATCTGATTGATGTGCTACAAGATCCTGCAGCTGTGGTTTTGGGCTCCAGTCCAGATAAAGGGAAGGTGAGTTTAGTTGCTGCATTCACTCCAGGAGTTGTGGATATGGGTGTTCAGGCAGGAAAATTTATAGGGCCTATAGCAAAGTTgtgtggtggaggaggtggtgGCAGACCTAATTTTGCTCAAGCAGGTGGGAGGAAACCTGAAAATTTACCAAGTGCCCTGGAAAAAGCTAAAGCAGATCTTACTTCAATTCTAACTGCAAAGGCAAGTTGA